Proteins encoded within one genomic window of Pectobacterium araliae:
- the bcsB gene encoding cellulose biosynthesis cyclic di-GMP-binding regulatory protein BcsB yields the protein MTKKIIWLTALALGVSSLSQAVTAPQAPPPAAGGSAQPPVNAATATPATANAAMDMSTTSTPTTPLVPPSANAAVRNMVLPFAQIAPAPGTFALRGINPDGQIEFGVRSDEVVTQASLDLEFTPSPALIPTESHIKVYLNNELMGVTAISKEQMGKSNRVRIPLDPRYITDFNRLQLVFVGHYQNICENPASTSLWLDISKASALNLQFQKLTLKDDLSPFPAPFFDSRDTRPLTLPIVFAGQPDLVQQRAAAMLTSWFGSKAQWRGQSFPALFNQLPDRHGIVFATNDKRPDFLRDAPAVNGPTVSIISHPDDPHVKLLLVQGRDDNELITAVQGIAQGNTLFRGQSVTIDKVEQLAPRQPYDAPNWVRTDRPMTFAELQQYNEQLQTDGIVPRPISLTMNLPPDLFLIRSQGIDMRLKYRYTAPQVQDGSRLSINLNNQFVQAFSLAAEHDQNSLLMRLPLTQGLWDSNKSLTIPALKLGTVNQLRFDFNYTTLLSSGAADRCETYTPVVNHAVIDSNSTINFSGYRHFMAMPDLRAFANAGYPFSRLADLSQTLVLVNKQPQPAQVSAMLNAIGNIGAQTGYPALAVQLSDDWTQVDKQDRDILMIGAIPPELHDDGKINLLVEQTQSWIKQPIRQTAIPDTGSPDSDAKPDSKTTVSGAGAMSAIIGFQSPYHDQRSVVALLADSPQGYTLLNNTLIDSEKRASLFGSVSVIRESGINNLRVGDVYYVGHLPWWERIWNVLAQHPIWLAVISTLTVIIVAWLLWRGLKFFSRRRLSPDERD from the coding sequence ATGACGAAAAAAATAATCTGGTTAACCGCATTGGCTTTAGGCGTCAGCTCATTATCTCAGGCTGTCACCGCACCGCAGGCACCCCCCCCGGCTGCGGGAGGCTCCGCCCAGCCGCCCGTCAATGCTGCCACAGCAACGCCAGCGACGGCCAATGCCGCGATGGATATGTCTACAACAAGCACACCGACGACCCCACTGGTGCCGCCGTCGGCCAACGCCGCTGTGCGCAATATGGTGCTGCCGTTTGCGCAAATCGCGCCTGCACCAGGTACGTTCGCGCTACGCGGTATCAATCCCGACGGACAGATTGAATTCGGCGTTCGCAGCGATGAAGTCGTGACACAAGCCTCGCTCGATCTCGAGTTTACGCCGTCGCCCGCGCTGATCCCTACCGAATCTCATATCAAGGTTTACCTGAATAATGAGTTGATGGGCGTCACCGCAATTAGCAAGGAGCAGATGGGTAAGTCCAACCGCGTGCGTATTCCTCTCGATCCGCGCTACATCACGGACTTCAACCGCCTGCAACTGGTGTTCGTCGGCCATTATCAAAACATCTGTGAAAACCCAGCCAGTACCAGCCTGTGGTTAGATATCAGCAAAGCCAGCGCGCTCAATCTGCAATTCCAGAAGCTGACGCTGAAGGACGACCTGTCGCCGTTCCCCGCACCGTTTTTTGACAGCCGCGATACCCGTCCGCTGACATTGCCCATCGTCTTTGCTGGCCAACCAGATCTGGTGCAACAGCGTGCTGCCGCCATGCTCACTTCCTGGTTTGGCAGCAAAGCACAGTGGCGCGGACAGTCCTTCCCTGCTCTTTTCAACCAGTTGCCCGATCGCCACGGCATTGTTTTCGCTACCAACGACAAGCGCCCTGATTTCCTGCGCGATGCCCCTGCCGTGAACGGCCCAACGGTGTCTATCATCAGCCACCCTGACGATCCTCACGTTAAGCTGTTGTTGGTGCAGGGTCGTGATGATAATGAATTGATCACTGCCGTGCAGGGCATTGCACAAGGGAACACGCTGTTCCGTGGGCAAAGCGTTACCATCGATAAGGTCGAACAGCTCGCCCCACGCCAGCCGTATGATGCGCCAAACTGGGTACGCACCGACCGCCCGATGACCTTCGCCGAACTTCAGCAATATAACGAGCAACTGCAAACCGACGGTATCGTGCCTCGGCCGATTTCGCTGACGATGAACCTGCCGCCTGACCTGTTTCTTATCCGCAGTCAGGGCATCGATATGCGCCTGAAATATCGCTACACCGCACCGCAGGTTCAGGACGGTTCACGTCTGAGCATCAATCTAAACAACCAGTTTGTACAAGCTTTCTCGCTGGCAGCGGAACACGACCAGAATTCACTGTTGATGCGCTTGCCACTCACACAGGGATTATGGGATTCCAACAAAAGCCTGACTATCCCTGCGTTGAAACTGGGCACCGTCAACCAGCTGCGCTTTGATTTCAATTACACCACGCTGCTCTCCAGCGGCGCGGCTGACCGCTGTGAAACCTATACACCCGTCGTGAATCACGCCGTCATCGATAGCAATTCAACCATTAACTTCTCTGGCTATCGCCACTTTATGGCCATGCCGGATCTGCGTGCCTTTGCCAATGCGGGCTACCCGTTCAGCCGACTGGCTGACCTGTCACAAACGCTGGTACTGGTGAACAAACAGCCGCAACCCGCTCAGGTCAGCGCGATGCTGAACGCTATCGGTAACATTGGGGCGCAAACGGGCTACCCGGCGTTGGCGGTGCAGCTCAGCGATGACTGGACACAGGTCGACAAGCAGGACCGCGATATTTTGATGATCGGCGCGATCCCGCCTGAACTGCATGACGACGGCAAGATCAACTTATTAGTTGAACAAACACAAAGCTGGATTAAGCAACCGATACGCCAGACCGCTATCCCAGACACCGGCTCGCCCGACTCTGATGCGAAACCAGACAGTAAAACCACCGTCAGCGGCGCTGGCGCTATGTCGGCGATTATTGGCTTTCAATCTCCGTATCACGATCAACGCAGCGTTGTCGCGCTACTGGCCGATAGTCCACAAGGCTATACGCTACTTAACAACACGCTGATCGACAGCGAGAAAAGAGCGTCGCTGTTCGGTTCCGTTTCCGTCATTCGCGAATCAGGCATCAATAATCTGCGTGTCGGAGACGTTTATTACGTCGGCCATCTGCCATGGTGGGAACGTATCTGGAACGTATTGGCACAACATCCCATCTGGCTCGCGGTCATCTCGACGCTCACCGTGATTATTGTTGCCTGGCTGCTGTGGCGTGGCCTGAAATTCTTCAGCCGCCGCCGTCTGTCACCCGATGAAAGGGATTAA